One Defluviitoga tunisiensis genomic window carries:
- the coaE gene encoding dephospho-CoA kinase (Dephospho-CoA kinase (CoaE) performs the final step in coenzyme A biosynthesis.): protein MVIGVTGPAGSGKSTVCNLIKKMVPHVKIIDVDRVGHEVLTLFFIKNKIKENFGEYVFDENGNVSRNKLGEIVFSDKNKLDKLNSIVHPVIYEQISKKIEKLSKENGIIILDAALLYKIGLNSLCDKIIYVDASKDKRIERLHKERGLPLNKARNIINSQYEEEFGPYDFKICNDSDLDKLNQEITKVLKEILEG, encoded by the coding sequence ATGGTTATAGGTGTAACTGGACCTGCTGGTTCCGGAAAGAGTACTGTTTGTAATTTAATAAAAAAAATGGTGCCACATGTTAAAATTATAGATGTTGATAGGGTTGGACATGAAGTCCTAACCCTTTTTTTTATTAAAAATAAGATAAAAGAAAATTTTGGTGAATATGTTTTTGACGAAAATGGGAATGTTTCTAGAAACAAATTGGGTGAGATTGTATTTTCAGATAAAAATAAATTGGATAAGCTAAATTCAATAGTCCATCCCGTAATTTATGAACAAATTAGCAAAAAGATAGAGAAATTATCTAAGGAAAATGGTATAATTATTCTAGATGCAGCTCTTCTATACAAAATTGGATTAAATTCCCTGTGTGATAAAATTATTTATGTAGACGCTTCAAAAGACAAAAGAATTGAACGACTTCACAAAGAAAGAGGATTACCCTTAAATAAGGCTAGAAATATTATAAATTCACAATATGAAGAAGAATTTGGGCCATATGATTTTAAAATATGTAATGATTCTGATCTTGATAAATTAAATCAAGAAATTACTAAGGTTTTAAAAGAAATATTAGAGGGATAG
- a CDS encoding glucose-6-phosphate isomerase (catalyzes the formation of D-fructose 6-phosphate from D-glucose 6-phosphate) produces MKGIKFDFSNVFQPNIENGLNEDEINQYKDIIGEIVNKIIEENPGFLSLPFTRVYIDRVLDLKNWVQSFESVVVLGIGGSALGNQALQVALNPLNYNVLPREIRKTPKIFIIDNIDPDFVASNLDQIDPRTTLFNVISKSGTTAEAMANYLVARGIVESYGLDPKSHFLFTTDPQRGVLKKIAEEEGIRTLDIPPHIGGRFSVLTPVGLLSALASGIDIIDLYNGAKDMHKKVTNPNLWENPAALNALIHYLYYQRGYNISVMMAYSNKLFLLADWYRQLWAESLGKKYNVNGEVVNVGQTPIKALGTTDQHSQVQLYNEGPYDKIITFLQLENFQRNIVIPKIHDNFSELSYLGGKSLSTLLNAELAATEYALTHNNRPNLKVIFPQTNPYNIGQFFFSYEFQTVVMGKLLEINPYDQPGVELGKKVTFALMNRLGYEELRDNVEKQTKSKKQVII; encoded by the coding sequence ATGAAAGGAATAAAATTTGACTTTTCAAATGTTTTTCAGCCAAATATAGAAAACGGTCTAAATGAAGATGAAATAAATCAGTATAAAGATATAATAGGAGAAATAGTAAATAAAATAATTGAAGAAAATCCAGGATTTTTAAGTTTACCTTTTACTAGAGTATATATAGACAGGGTCTTGGACCTTAAAAATTGGGTTCAAAGTTTTGAAAGTGTGGTAGTTTTAGGGATCGGAGGATCTGCTTTAGGTAACCAAGCCTTGCAAGTAGCTCTTAATCCTTTGAATTATAATGTGTTGCCAAGAGAAATACGAAAAACACCTAAGATATTCATAATTGACAACATTGATCCCGATTTCGTTGCTTCTAATTTAGATCAAATAGATCCTAGGACCACGCTTTTTAACGTTATTTCAAAATCTGGTACCACTGCAGAAGCAATGGCTAATTATCTAGTTGCAAGAGGGATAGTTGAAAGTTATGGTTTGGATCCAAAATCTCACTTTTTATTTACTACAGATCCCCAAAGAGGTGTTTTGAAAAAGATAGCTGAAGAAGAGGGCATCCGAACGTTAGATATCCCACCACATATAGGCGGTAGATTCAGTGTATTGACACCTGTAGGTTTACTATCAGCTTTAGCAAGTGGAATAGATATAATTGATTTATACAATGGTGCTAAAGATATGCATAAAAAAGTAACTAATCCAAATTTATGGGAAAATCCTGCTGCATTAAACGCCTTGATTCATTATTTATATTATCAAAGAGGTTACAATATATCTGTGATGATGGCGTATTCAAACAAGCTTTTCCTTTTAGCTGATTGGTATCGCCAATTGTGGGCGGAGAGTTTAGGTAAGAAATATAATGTTAATGGAGAAGTAGTTAATGTAGGTCAAACTCCTATAAAGGCTTTAGGAACTACAGATCAACATTCTCAGGTACAGCTTTATAATGAAGGTCCCTATGATAAAATAATAACTTTTCTACAATTAGAAAATTTTCAAAGAAATATTGTTATTCCAAAAATTCATGACAATTTTTCCGAACTGTCTTACTTAGGTGGAAAATCTCTTTCTACACTTTTAAATGCTGAACTTGCTGCTACCGAATATGCTTTAACTCATAATAATAGACCTAATTTAAAAGTTATTTTTCCTCAAACTAATCCATATAATATTGGTCAATTTTTCTTTTCGTATGAATTTCAAACAGTAGTTATGGGAAAGTTATTAGAGATAAATCCTTATGATCAGCCAGGTGTTGAGTTGGGCAAAAAAGTTACTTTTGCTTTAATGAATAGGTTGGGATATGAGGAATTAAGAGACAACGTAGAAAAACAAACTAAAAGTAAAAAGCAGGTGATTATCTAA
- a CDS encoding adenine phosphoribosyltransferase: MQTEINEIKRLIRDIPDFPEKGVIFKDITPLLKNPRVFRISLDKISDLIDEWDFDCIVSPESRGFIFAAPLAYKMEKEFVPVRKPGKLPYKTYSISYELEYGKSTLEMHVDAIDKGEKVIIVDDVLATGGTTKAIIELVEKAGGIVVGVACLAELTYLNPRQTLTNFEIASVIKY; this comes from the coding sequence ATGCAAACTGAAATAAACGAAATCAAGAGGTTGATAAGAGATATACCAGATTTTCCAGAAAAGGGAGTTATCTTTAAAGATATTACCCCTCTTTTAAAAAATCCGAGAGTTTTTAGAATCTCGCTGGATAAAATATCAGATTTAATCGATGAATGGGACTTTGATTGTATTGTTTCTCCAGAATCAAGAGGATTCATTTTTGCTGCTCCTTTGGCTTATAAAATGGAGAAAGAATTTGTACCAGTTAGAAAACCAGGTAAACTGCCTTATAAAACGTATTCTATTTCTTATGAATTAGAGTATGGAAAATCAACATTGGAGATGCACGTCGATGCTATAGATAAAGGTGAAAAAGTTATAATAGTAGATGATGTATTAGCAACAGGCGGGACTACTAAAGCAATTATAGAACTAGTAGAAAAAGCGGGAGGAATTGTTGTTGGAGTTGCTTGTTTGGCTGAGCTTACATATTTGAATCCAAGGCAAACTTTGACTAATTTTGAAATAGCGAGTGTAATAAAATATTAA
- the galE gene encoding UDP-glucose 4-epimerase GalE — protein sequence MILVTGGGGYIGSHLVKKLKEDGEKVIVFDNFERGHKWAVKGVEVVEGDLRNKEDIKKVFNNFDIEEVYHFAAYSLVGESMQDPMKYFKGNVCGTLNLIDVMTENNVRYIVFSSSAAVYGNPEKIPITEDQPKNPTNVYGQSKLMIENVLEWFSRLNKIRYVALRYFNAAGAYYDGSIGEAHDPETHLIPIVLQTALGKREKVYIYGNDYPTKDGTPVRDYIHVMDLIDAHIKAMQWMKSNNKSDVFNLGNGKGFTVLEVIETAKKVTMKDIKYEIAARRSGDPAVLVASCEKAKKVLGWTPKSPELEKIISDAWKWHKNFEQKETIF from the coding sequence ATGATTCTTGTTACTGGTGGAGGAGGATACATAGGATCTCATCTTGTAAAAAAATTAAAAGAAGACGGCGAAAAAGTCATAGTATTTGATAATTTTGAAAGAGGTCATAAATGGGCTGTAAAAGGCGTAGAGGTTGTTGAAGGTGATTTACGAAACAAAGAGGACATCAAAAAGGTCTTTAATAATTTTGATATAGAAGAAGTGTATCATTTTGCTGCATATTCACTTGTTGGAGAATCGATGCAAGACCCTATGAAATACTTCAAGGGTAATGTTTGTGGAACTCTAAATTTGATTGATGTTATGACTGAAAATAATGTCAGATATATTGTATTCTCTTCTAGTGCAGCTGTATATGGAAATCCTGAGAAAATACCAATAACTGAAGATCAGCCCAAAAATCCAACAAATGTTTACGGCCAATCGAAACTTATGATAGAAAATGTCTTGGAATGGTTTTCTAGATTAAACAAGATAAGATATGTTGCTTTGCGATATTTTAATGCTGCAGGTGCCTATTATGATGGAAGCATTGGTGAAGCACATGATCCTGAAACGCATTTGATTCCAATAGTGCTTCAAACAGCTTTGGGGAAAAGAGAAAAAGTTTATATTTATGGAAACGATTATCCAACAAAAGATGGGACACCTGTTAGGGATTATATACATGTCATGGATTTGATAGATGCTCATATCAAAGCAATGCAATGGATGAAATCTAATAATAAATCAGACGTTTTTAATTTAGGTAATGGAAAAGGATTTACTGTATTGGAAGTAATAGAAACTGCTAAAAAAGTAACTATGAAAGATATCAAATATGAGATTGCTGCAAGAAGATCAGGGGATCCTGCAGTTTTAGTGGCTTCATGTGAAAAAGCAAAAAAAGTTTTAGGATGGACCCCAAAAAGTCCGGAATTAGAGAAAATTATCTCAGATGCTTGGAAATGGCATAAAAATTTTGAGCAGAAAGAAACAATATTTTAG
- a CDS encoding DUF933 domain-containing protein, translating into MEIGLFGLALSGKTTIFKLLTNAEIEESYKREAVKRTAKIKDKRVDELAKIYNPKRIVYATLDFIDIPSFDYRGDPKEKSRIFQMIQNVDALLIILRAFNNSAVPWPEGADNPVKQLEILETELIIRDLEIVENRLIRLDNQRKKGKVSFLEEKEEELLNKIKDNLEKGIFVSKMGLSDEEQKLIGSLALFTLKPTVVCVNVDDNQLLTKKYEGKEKVMDECAKQLFAYMELDGKMEVEINELEDEKERELFMNELSIEEPGIERLAKIVYNHVGLISFFTVGEDEVRAWTVKKGVTMKEAAGKIHTDFEKNFIRAEVMKFEDLVKYRSEDKLKEKGLWKLAGKDEIVEDGYILTIRANA; encoded by the coding sequence GTGGAGATTGGTTTGTTTGGTCTTGCTTTATCAGGAAAAACGACTATTTTTAAACTTCTAACTAATGCTGAAATTGAAGAAAGTTATAAAAGAGAAGCGGTGAAAAGGACCGCAAAAATTAAAGATAAAAGAGTGGATGAACTTGCAAAAATTTATAATCCAAAAAGAATAGTATATGCCACCTTAGATTTTATAGATATACCAAGTTTTGATTATAGAGGCGATCCAAAGGAAAAGTCAAGGATTTTTCAAATGATTCAAAATGTTGATGCGTTGTTGATAATTTTGAGAGCTTTTAATAATTCAGCTGTTCCGTGGCCAGAAGGTGCAGATAATCCCGTAAAACAACTAGAAATTTTAGAAACAGAATTAATTATTCGTGATTTGGAAATTGTTGAAAATAGATTGATTAGATTAGATAATCAAAGAAAGAAGGGAAAAGTTTCTTTTTTAGAGGAAAAAGAAGAAGAACTGTTAAATAAAATAAAGGATAATTTAGAGAAAGGTATATTTGTATCAAAAATGGGACTGAGTGATGAAGAACAAAAGCTAATAGGTTCTTTAGCCTTGTTTACTTTAAAGCCAACAGTAGTATGTGTAAATGTTGATGATAATCAATTATTGACAAAGAAATATGAAGGTAAGGAAAAAGTAATGGATGAATGTGCAAAACAACTTTTTGCTTACATGGAGTTAGATGGAAAAATGGAAGTTGAAATAAACGAATTAGAAGACGAAAAAGAGAGAGAATTGTTTATGAATGAATTATCTATTGAAGAACCAGGTATTGAAAGGTTAGCAAAAATAGTTTATAATCATGTAGGGCTTATTTCTTTTTTCACTGTAGGAGAAGATGAAGTGAGGGCATGGACGGTAAAAAAAGGAGTTACTATGAAGGAAGCAGCAGGTAAGATACATACAGATTTTGAAAAGAATTTTATTAGAGCAGAAGTAATGAAATTCGAAGATTTAGTGAAATATAGAAGTGAAGATAAATTAAAAGAAAAAGGTCTTTGGAAATTAGCTGGTAAAGATGAGATTGTTGAAGATGGATACATATTAACTATTAGAGCTAATGCGTAA
- the mazG gene encoding nucleoside triphosphate pyrophosphohydrolase, which translates to MQLGDKFEELYQIMKDLRGPNGCEWDKVQTHDSLKSYVIEEAYEFVEAVDEKDNSKMKEELGDILLQVIFHSVIAEENEEFTTIQVIENLIQKLIRRHPHVFGDEKGYSYARWEEIKAKEKGEKKYSRVGKINKALPALSSARRVQENAATVGFDWDDINDVWNKVEEEIKELKEAKNDEEIAEEFGDLLFALVNLARFLNIDPEFSLRKATEKFVRRFQKMEEKIEGLGEDFENLDLQELDNFWNMVKKEEE; encoded by the coding sequence ATGCAATTAGGAGATAAATTTGAAGAACTTTATCAAATAATGAAGGATTTAAGAGGGCCTAATGGTTGTGAATGGGATAAGGTTCAGACGCATGACAGTTTGAAATCGTATGTAATAGAAGAAGCATATGAATTTGTAGAAGCTGTAGATGAGAAAGATAATTCAAAAATGAAAGAAGAATTAGGTGATATTTTATTACAAGTGATTTTTCATTCAGTTATAGCAGAAGAAAATGAGGAATTTACAACGATTCAAGTAATAGAAAATTTAATTCAAAAGTTAATTCGAAGGCATCCACATGTTTTTGGGGACGAAAAGGGATATTCTTATGCACGTTGGGAAGAAATAAAGGCCAAAGAAAAAGGTGAAAAAAAATATAGTCGTGTAGGAAAGATAAACAAAGCATTACCAGCTTTGTCTTCAGCAAGACGCGTGCAAGAAAATGCAGCTACAGTTGGCTTTGATTGGGATGACATAAATGATGTTTGGAATAAGGTTGAGGAAGAAATAAAGGAACTTAAGGAAGCCAAAAATGACGAAGAGATAGCGGAGGAGTTTGGAGATTTATTATTTGCTTTGGTAAACTTAGCAAGATTTTTGAATATAGACCCCGAGTTTTCCTTGAGAAAGGCGACAGAAAAATTTGTAAGGCGGTTTCAGAAAATGGAAGAAAAAATAGAGGGTCTTGGTGAAGATTTTGAAAACCTAGATTTACAAGAATTAGATAATTTTTGGAATATGGTGAAAAAAGAAGAAGAATAA
- a CDS encoding TetR/AcrR family transcriptional regulator: MKYNKIDNKKEKKKNLIMDAAEKLFIQKGYQNTTMTEIAKKSKLAKGTLYLYFSSKKDLYFTSVERALRTLKELIDEGINNCKNGFEKVVSMGKTYVNFSINYENYYRLILDYETQETKFDESDPNVKKAYEKSEEIFNLLVSSVTEGKNDGSIDKNLDTTKISIVLWAEITGLVQQVSLRRDLYKKWTALNPGQIFDYYIEVTQRMLSAQKSY, encoded by the coding sequence GTGAAATATAATAAAATTGATAATAAAAAAGAAAAAAAGAAAAACTTGATAATGGATGCTGCGGAGAAACTATTTATACAAAAAGGTTATCAAAATACTACAATGACCGAGATAGCTAAGAAATCTAAGTTAGCAAAAGGTACTTTATACCTGTATTTTTCAAGTAAAAAAGATCTCTATTTTACATCTGTTGAGCGAGCTCTTAGAACTCTTAAAGAATTGATAGATGAAGGAATTAATAACTGTAAAAATGGCTTTGAAAAAGTTGTATCTATGGGAAAAACATATGTGAATTTTAGTATTAACTATGAAAATTATTATCGACTCATTTTGGATTACGAAACACAAGAAACAAAATTTGATGAATCAGATCCAAACGTTAAAAAGGCCTACGAAAAAAGCGAAGAAATATTTAATTTATTGGTTTCGTCAGTTACAGAAGGTAAAAATGATGGTTCTATTGATAAAAATTTAGATACAACAAAAATATCTATTGTATTATGGGCTGAAATAACCGGGCTAGTTCAGCAAGTTAGTCTTAGAAGAGATTTATACAAAAAATGGACTGCCTTGAACCCAGGTCAAATATTTGACTATTACATAGAAGTTACTCAGAGAATGTTATCAGCACAGAAATCATATTAA
- the fabF gene encoding beta-ketoacyl-ACP synthase II produces MTKVVVTGIGTVNPIAMNTNEFVESLKEMAIGIDYITQFDTSDQKVKIGAEINNFDPEQYLDKRTAKRYDRFLQLAIAAADEAIKDAGLFEEQKWRENAGVVIGSGIGGFKTLYREFLVMNEKGPKFVSPFLIPMMIADMASGVVAIHYGLKGPNFSTVSACASSIHSLITSVILIQSGEIDICVTGGSEAVIDPMPIAAFANMMALSQRNDEPKKASRPFDKDRDGFVMGEGAGILILESEEHAKARGAKIYGYIEGFGMTGDAYHISQSEPNGEGAARAIKRALEMANLNPSDIDLVNCHATSTPVGDTSEIRALKSIFGQQISRPFIQSTKTLLGHTLGAAGAIELIAAILETQHNFIHGMPNLDNPDEEMINLNIPKETKSVKINRVLKNSFGFGGHNASIIFVKY; encoded by the coding sequence ATGACTAAAGTTGTTGTAACTGGTATTGGAACAGTAAATCCTATTGCAATGAATACTAATGAATTTGTTGAATCTTTAAAAGAAATGGCTATTGGAATAGACTATATCACTCAATTTGATACATCTGATCAGAAAGTAAAAATTGGTGCAGAAATTAACAATTTTGACCCAGAACAATACCTTGATAAAAGAACAGCGAAAAGATACGATAGATTCCTACAGCTGGCTATAGCGGCAGCAGATGAAGCAATAAAAGATGCAGGTTTATTTGAAGAACAAAAATGGCGTGAAAATGCAGGTGTTGTTATAGGTTCGGGAATAGGGGGGTTCAAGACATTATATAGAGAGTTTCTTGTAATGAATGAAAAAGGTCCAAAATTTGTCAGTCCTTTCTTAATTCCCATGATGATAGCAGATATGGCCAGTGGGGTTGTTGCAATACATTACGGCTTAAAAGGTCCTAATTTTTCTACCGTTAGTGCATGTGCTTCTTCAATTCATTCCTTAATAACTTCTGTAATTCTTATACAAAGCGGAGAAATTGATATTTGTGTGACTGGTGGTTCAGAAGCAGTCATCGATCCTATGCCTATTGCAGCTTTTGCAAATATGATGGCACTTTCGCAAAGAAATGATGAACCAAAAAAAGCTTCACGTCCCTTTGATAAAGATAGAGATGGCTTTGTTATGGGTGAAGGTGCAGGTATTTTAATTCTAGAATCTGAAGAGCATGCAAAGGCACGAGGAGCAAAAATTTATGGTTACATAGAAGGCTTTGGAATGACTGGGGATGCATACCATATAAGTCAATCAGAACCAAATGGTGAAGGAGCTGCTAGGGCCATAAAAAGGGCTCTAGAAATGGCTAATTTAAATCCTTCAGACATAGATTTAGTTAATTGCCATGCAACAAGTACCCCTGTAGGAGACACATCTGAAATAAGAGCGTTAAAAAGTATATTTGGGCAGCAAATTTCTAGACCTTTCATCCAGTCTACTAAGACACTACTAGGTCACACTTTAGGAGCTGCGGGAGCTATTGAATTAATTGCAGCTATTTTGGAGACTCAACATAATTTTATTCATGGAATGCCCAATTTAGATAACCCTGACGAAGAAATGATAAATCTTAACATACCAAAAGAAACAAAAAGTGTTAAAATTAACAGAGTTTTGAAAAATTCTTTTGGTTTTGGAGGCCATAATGCCTCTATCATTTTCGTCAAATATTAA
- a CDS encoding DegV family protein, which produces MSKKIGLVTDNTCDIDLKTLKEMDIGCVSLYVKQQNKFVRAVDIDVEDFYDSLKQSNYIPATSQPSTQDFENVYKEMLKKYDELISVHIPAKLSGTYNAALLAAKSVNEERIHVVEGYETTWGLGFLVLELKKLIDSGNYELDELINFTEHFHEKVNVYFTVGDLNYLYKGGRIGKASAFLGSMLNVKPLLQLAEGEIIPVKRIRGYNKVIKEITTAAMQEKGNGDLKNIAVVHTGSLKVGGDLLDEVVKLGIPREKIIFEPMDIIIGMHLGPESGGIITTWE; this is translated from the coding sequence ATGTCTAAAAAAATAGGATTAGTTACTGATAATACCTGTGACATCGATTTAAAAACATTAAAAGAAATGGATATAGGTTGTGTATCCCTTTACGTAAAGCAACAAAATAAATTTGTAAGAGCTGTAGATATTGACGTAGAAGATTTTTACGATAGTTTGAAACAAAGCAATTATATTCCTGCAACTTCTCAACCATCCACGCAAGACTTTGAAAATGTTTACAAAGAAATGCTAAAAAAATACGATGAATTAATTTCAGTTCATATACCAGCGAAGTTAAGTGGAACTTATAATGCAGCATTATTAGCAGCTAAAAGTGTAAATGAAGAAAGAATCCATGTAGTAGAAGGCTACGAAACGACTTGGGGATTAGGATTTCTGGTCTTAGAGTTAAAAAAACTTATAGATTCCGGAAATTATGAACTTGACGAACTTATTAATTTTACTGAGCACTTCCATGAGAAAGTAAATGTTTATTTCACTGTTGGTGACTTAAACTATTTATATAAAGGAGGAAGAATAGGAAAAGCTTCTGCTTTTTTAGGAAGTATGCTAAACGTTAAACCTTTACTTCAACTTGCAGAAGGTGAGATTATTCCTGTTAAAAGAATAAGAGGATATAACAAAGTTATCAAAGAAATAACAACTGCAGCTATGCAAGAAAAAGGAAATGGTGATTTAAAAAATATTGCTGTAGTACATACTGGAAGTTTAAAAGTCGGTGGAGATTTACTGGATGAAGTAGTAAAACTAGGTATTCCTAGAGAAAAAATAATTTTTGAACCTATGGATATCATAATTGGAATGCACTTGGGCCCAGAATCTGGTGGAATTATAACCACTTGGGAGTGA
- the fabZ gene encoding 3-hydroxyacyl-ACP dehydratase FabZ, producing MNIDTILKILPHRYPFLLVDGVIEFSDNSIKAFKNVSINEPFFQGHFPDYPIMPGVLIIEGMAQTAGLLLLNQQDDQKEGLIPLFAGIDKARFKKEVRPGDKLIYELDVLQKKANIYKLKGTAFVENVICAQAEIMVGIKKS from the coding sequence ATGAATATTGATACAATACTAAAAATTTTGCCACATAGATACCCTTTTTTACTTGTTGATGGGGTTATCGAATTTAGTGATAATAGCATAAAAGCTTTTAAAAATGTAAGTATAAATGAACCTTTCTTCCAAGGCCATTTCCCAGATTATCCCATTATGCCTGGCGTTTTGATTATTGAAGGAATGGCTCAAACAGCTGGTTTACTTCTTTTAAACCAACAAGATGATCAAAAAGAAGGGTTAATCCCACTATTTGCTGGAATTGATAAAGCAAGATTTAAAAAAGAGGTAAGACCTGGAGATAAATTAATTTATGAATTAGATGTTTTACAAAAAAAAGCTAATATTTATAAATTGAAAGGAACTGCTTTCGTAGAAAACGTAATTTGTGCGCAAGCGGAAATTATGGTGGGAATCAAAAAAAGTTAG
- a CDS encoding nitronate monooxygenase has protein sequence MDLSNNRVTKLLKIKYPILEGGMAWVGTAKLAACVSNAGGLGTIGSGNMEASILKKQIETIKQLTDKPYAVNVIMLNPHIDEVIDLLIEEKVPVVVLGAGNSSKYITKLKQNGITTLAVVSSENLALRLENAGVDAIIGEGMESGGHIGDVTTMVLIPKLKSLLKVPVIAAGGIAEGRGALAAFALGAEAIQMGTRFIATYECEAHENYKRKIIEAGIRDTIVTGLKFGNPARIIKTPFGKKIAKLESSSPEEAEEALVGSLKRAFLYGDEESGSFMAGQSAGLINEIKSVKEVIDEIVFYLEQH, from the coding sequence TTGGACTTATCAAACAATCGAGTTACTAAACTTTTAAAAATTAAATACCCTATTCTAGAAGGCGGAATGGCATGGGTAGGGACAGCCAAATTAGCTGCTTGTGTCTCTAATGCTGGTGGTCTAGGTACAATTGGATCTGGAAATATGGAAGCATCAATATTAAAAAAACAAATAGAAACCATAAAGCAATTAACTGATAAACCTTATGCTGTAAATGTAATAATGCTTAATCCCCACATTGATGAAGTAATTGATTTACTAATTGAAGAAAAAGTACCTGTAGTAGTATTAGGAGCTGGGAATTCTAGTAAATATATCACAAAACTTAAGCAAAATGGCATTACAACGCTAGCTGTTGTTTCTTCAGAAAATCTTGCTCTAAGGTTAGAAAATGCTGGTGTCGATGCAATAATTGGAGAAGGAATGGAAAGTGGTGGACACATTGGAGACGTTACAACGATGGTATTAATACCAAAACTTAAAAGTCTGCTAAAAGTTCCAGTAATTGCAGCAGGAGGTATTGCAGAAGGAAGAGGTGCCTTAGCAGCTTTTGCTCTTGGGGCTGAAGCAATCCAAATGGGCACTAGATTTATCGCTACATATGAATGTGAAGCACATGAAAATTATAAAAGAAAAATTATTGAGGCTGGGATAAGAGACACCATAGTTACAGGATTAAAATTTGGCAATCCCGCCAGAATTATAAAAACTCCATTTGGTAAAAAAATTGCAAAATTAGAATCATCTTCACCTGAAGAGGCTGAAGAAGCTCTCGTAGGAAGTTTAAAAAGAGCCTTTCTGTATGGAGATGAGGAAAGCGGATCTTTTATGGCAGGGCAATCTGCTGGCTTGATAAATGAAATTAAAAGTGTCAAAGAAGTCATCGATGAGATAGTTTTTTACCTGGAACAACATTAG
- the fabD gene encoding ACP S-malonyltransferase, translated as MRCFVFTGQGSQFLGMGKDILELKPEYNIYFDKVKEKIGIDIKQIIFGDDEKELTLTQNAQVAILTISYMKYLYALSQGIIPDVVAGHSLGEWTAILAAEVISFEDAVEAVYYRGLYMSEAIEPGKGGMAAILGLDLSEIERVLKNYPNVQIANYNSPAQIVISGEMEELLISMEKLKENGAKKVIPLNVSGPFHSKFLKEAEDRLRKKIETLTFNNPKIPIVQNVSAKFETDPEVIKENIIKQITSPVRWIECVEECIKNGVDEFVEIGPTQVLTKFIKQINKNVKLVNF; from the coding sequence ATGCGCTGTTTTGTCTTTACTGGACAAGGTTCACAATTTTTAGGAATGGGAAAAGACATTCTGGAGCTCAAACCCGAATACAATATTTACTTCGATAAAGTAAAAGAAAAAATAGGTATTGATATTAAACAAATAATTTTTGGTGACGACGAAAAAGAATTAACCCTAACCCAAAATGCTCAAGTAGCAATACTCACCATAAGTTACATGAAATATCTTTACGCACTAAGTCAAGGAATAATTCCTGATGTTGTAGCGGGGCATTCCTTAGGGGAATGGACTGCAATATTAGCTGCAGAAGTAATAAGTTTTGAAGATGCAGTTGAAGCTGTATATTATAGAGGACTGTATATGAGTGAAGCGATTGAACCTGGAAAAGGTGGTATGGCAGCAATTTTAGGTTTGGATTTATCAGAGATTGAAAGAGTTTTAAAAAACTATCCAAACGTCCAAATTGCTAATTACAATTCTCCTGCTCAAATAGTAATTAGTGGAGAAATGGAGGAACTTTTAATATCAATGGAAAAATTGAAAGAAAATGGAGCAAAAAAAGTCATCCCTTTAAATGTTAGCGGACCTTTTCATTCTAAGTTTTTAAAAGAAGCAGAAGACCGACTAAGGAAAAAAATTGAAACATTAACCTTTAATAATCCAAAAATCCCAATAGTCCAAAATGTGAGTGCAAAATTTGAAACGGATCCTGAGGTTATTAAAGAAAATATAATTAAACAAATAACATCTCCTGTGAGATGGATAGAATGTGTGGAAGAATGTATTAAAAATGGTGTTGATGAATTTGTAGAAATTGGTCCAACACAGGTACTAACCAAATTCATTAAACAAATAAATAAAAATGTAAAATTAGTAAACTTTTAA